A genomic window from Vitis riparia cultivar Riparia Gloire de Montpellier isolate 1030 chromosome 16, EGFV_Vit.rip_1.0, whole genome shotgun sequence includes:
- the LOC117933791 gene encoding putative RING-H2 finger protein ATL21A, with protein sequence MDAIPFLFSIFLLSTMGANSQACEKSSCHRSEPEIRFPFRLEDHQPESCGYPGFDLSCDATMQTILKLPSGEFSVQGIDYGTQEIWINDPKNCLPRLILSLNLSGSSFSGVYYHNYSFFKCSADNRLDSIACLSDDNYTVFATDSSRVINFLSPVCDLIKSVMVPVELPFYDPVWTSDLSSDLLLSWGAPRCGDCEMEGGRCGFRSNSSLEIGCFDVPKRGLPRTARYAITVGVGIPALMCFVGLLCFLCGRVKAFGGRRRPIAEFTSMVTPQPTAVMGLDGPTIESYPKVVLGESRRLPKPDDNTCSICLSEYRPKETLKIIPECQHCFHSECIDEWLHLNASCPICRNSPAKSPPSQSHENGPNF encoded by the exons ATGGACGCTATCCCTTTTTTGTTCTCCATCTTCCTCCTCTCAACCATGGGAGCCAACTCCCAAGCCTGCGAGAAATCCAGCTGCCACCGCAGTGAGCCCGAGATCCGATTCCCCTTCCGGCTAGAGGACCACCAGCCAGAGTCCTGCGGCTACCCAGGATTCGACCTATCATGTGATGCCACCATGCAAACCATCCTTAAGTTGCCATCAGGAGAGTTCAGTGTTCAGGGCATAGACTATGGCACACAAGAAATATGGATCAATGATCCAAAGAATTGCCTCCCTCGACTAATCCTTTCACTTAATCTTTCGGGTTCTTCGTTTAGTGGCGTTTATTATCATAATTACTCCTTCTTTAAGTGCTCAGCAGACAATCGGTTAGACTCAATTGCTTGCTTGAGTGATGATAATTATACTGTCTTTGCTACTGATTCTAGTAGAGTGATCAATTTCTTGTCACCAGTTTGTGATTTGATTAAATCAGTCATGGTGCCTGTTGAGCTGCCATTTTATGATCCGGTCTGGACCTCGGACCTCAGCAGTGACCTCCTGCTCAGCTGGGGTGCACCCCGGTGCGGAGATTGCGAGATGGAGGGTGGGCGGTGCGGCTTCAGGAGCAACTCCAGCCTGGAAATTGGATGCTTTGATGTTCCTAAACGTG GGCTGCCAAGGACTGCTCGCTATGCCATAACCGTGGGCGTTGGGATACCGGCCCTAATGTGCTTTGTTGGGCTTCTGTGCTTCCTCTGCGGTAGGGTTAAGGCCTTTGGTGGGAGACGCCGGCCCATAGCAGAGTTCACGTCTATGGTCACTCCTCAACCCACTGCTGTCATGGGCCTCGATGGGCCCACCATAGAGTCCTACCCGAAAGTAGTCCTGGGAGAGAGCCGGCGCCTGCCCAAGCCCGACGACAACACTTGCTCAATATGCTTGTCGGAGTATCGGCCCAAGGAAACCCTAAAGATCATACCGGAATGCCAGCATTGCTTCCATTCTGAATGCATCGATGAGTGGCTTCACTTGAATGCATCTTGCCCAATCTGCAGGAATTCACCGGCGAAATCACCTCCGTCCCAGAGTCATGAAAATGGACCAAATTTCTAG
- the LOC117933749 gene encoding succinate dehydrogenase assembly factor 4, mitochondrial has protein sequence MSSNLSRVFSSLIDLSAPRLGLACARSRCGSESLTHSNTSRRLFCSSAQQPQHREKQEEEEEVSSFSGNKQSPDGENGEEVEEEDEGGGGVHVNEQTGEIGGPKGPEPTRYGDWERNGRCSDF, from the coding sequence ATGTCGAGCAATCTGAGCCGTGTATTCTCATCGTTGATCGATCTCTCCGCACCGAGGCTAGGGTTAGCGTGTGCGAGATCCAGATGTGGATCCGAGTCACTGACTCACTCCAACACATCGAGGCGACTCTTCTGCTCTTCAGCTCAGCAACCGCAACACCGCGAAAAgcaagaagaagaggaagaggtCTCTTCCTTCTCGGGAAACAAACAGAGTCCTGACGGCGAAAATGGAGAAGAagtggaagaagaagatgaaggaggGGGCGGCGTTCACGTTAACGAACAAACCGGCGAGATCGGAGGGCCGAAAGGACCGGAGCCAACTCGGTACGGCGACTGGGAGCGGAACGGCCGGTGTTCCGATTTCTGA
- the LOC117932904 gene encoding uncharacterized protein LOC117932904, with protein MGGAGQVMKRIPRIKFPQRHPKSSASAMSTNEDAHLIFTSTSEVPAPPINTAMGGKASLQPKRTPVSDREIEAILLGAPDLG; from the exons ATGGGTGGAGCTGGGCAGGTGATGAAGAGAATCCCACGCATTAAATTCCCACAAAGACACCCTAAATCCTCAGCCTCAG CTATGTCAACAAATGAGGATGCTCATCTAATATTCACTTCAACGTCGGAGGTTCCAGCCCCACCCATCAACACTGCCATGGGAGGGAAAGCTTCTCTTCAGCCCAAACGTACACCTGTTTCAGACAGAGAGATAGAGGCCATTCTG CTGGGTGCTCCTGATCTTGGCTGA